A single genomic interval of Cucumis sativus cultivar 9930 chromosome 5, Cucumber_9930_V3, whole genome shotgun sequence harbors:
- the LOC101215046 gene encoding receptor-like protein EIX2 has translation MRKLVSNKTSVFALLCVLWMILLLLQLQFCLSITAACIQNEREALLQFKNSFYDDPSHRLASWNDGTDCCNWKGVSCNQTTGHVTIIDLRRELRQVDFYPSPLFSYNSIDSSLFELKCLTYLDLSGNNFIYTKIPKFLGSMVELTYLNLSNAYFSGKVPPHLGNLTKLDTLDLSFNLLETNGDVEWISHLSSLKFLWLRGMDFSKASNLMQVLNYLPSLVSLRLSECNLQNIHFSSSSWLNYSSLFLSRIQLLDLSSNQLNGPVPAAFQNTTSLKYLDLSNNQFNAIFHGGISTFIQNNFGLKVLDLSFNYDLGGDVFGSSYENQSTGCDLEVLNLGYTSLITKIPDWLGKLKNMKSLALGYSHIYGPIPTSLGNLSSLEYLDLSGNALTGAIPNSIRRLLNLRKLYLQGNKLVEVDSECFIQLEKLEELDISRNLLKGILTELHFGNLYQLHTLSIGYNELLYLDVKSNWNPPFQLQVFDASSCIGCFRSEFPPWLQTQKRLVELWLSNTSLSISCIPTWFKPQNLTNLDLSHNEMTGPFFNSFANQMPNLVRLFINDNLINDSLLSPLCQLKNLNTLDLSNNLLSGIVQGCLLTTTLVVLDLSSNNFSGTFPYSHGNDLLDIEVLHLENNNFVGSMPIVLKNSKFLETLDIEGNKFSGNIPTWVGDNLQSLKILILRSNLFNGTIPPSICNLTDLQILDLAHNQLDGIIPSKLSNFDVMTRRNTNGFTVICRSSDVEHGVICPDGEKYVVQSIKSNYYNYSMMFIMSMVSIDLSNNFLGGFIPSEITKLRRLIGLNLSHNNIIGIVPAEIGDMESLESLDLSFNRLSGAIPLSLSKLNSLGTLKLSHNNFSGNIPRDGHLSTFIDASSFDNNSYLCGDPLPIKCVVENSFEPPFNKIDNQDQDEDKREKWLLYLTVILGFIVGFWGVVGSLTLKKSWRYAYFKFVEEANYEVHATIWMTIQLLKGRK, from the coding sequence ATGAGGAAATTAGTTTCAAACAAAACTTCAGTATTTGCATTATTGTGTGTGTTATGGATGATACTGCTTCTTCTACAGCTCCAATTTTGTTTGTCCATAACAGCAGCTTGCATCCAAAACGAGCGTGAAGCACTTCTTCAATTCAAGAATAGCTTTTATGATGATCCTTCTCATCGATTGGCTTCGTGGAATGATGGAACTGATTGCTGTAATTGGAAAGGAGTGAGTTGCAATCAAACTACTGGACATGTTACTATCATTGATCTTCGTCGTGAACTTCGTCAGGTCGACTTCTACCCGTCACCTTTGTTTAGCTATAATTCCATTGATTCTAGTTTGTTTGAGTTGAAATGCTTAACTTACTTGGATTTGAGTGGGAATAACTTCATTTATACTAAAATCCCAAAGTTTTTAGGTTCAATGGTTGAATTAACATATCTTAATCTTTCTAATGCATATTTTTCGGGCAAAGTTCCTCCTCATTTAGGAAATCTTACTAAATTGGACACTCTTGATTTATCATTTAATCTGCTGGAAACGAATGGTGATGTTGAATGGATATCTCACCTTTCATCCTTGAAGTTCCTTTGGTTGAGAGGGATGGACTTTTCCAAGGCTTCAAATTTGATGCAAGTGCTAAATTATCTTCCTTCCTTGGTGTCTTTGAGATTGAGTGAATGTAACCTTCAAAACATACATTTCTCTTCAAGTTCTTGGTTGAATTATTCatcattatttctttctagAATTCAACTTCTAGACTTGTCTTCCAATCAATTAAATGGTCCAGTTCCTGCGGCATTTCAAAATACGACTTCTTTGAAGTACCTAGACCTTTCAAATAATCAATTCAATGCTATTTTTCATGGTGGAATTTCTACCTTcatccaaaataattttggcCTAAAAGTACTTGATTTATCGTTCAACTATGATCTTGGTGGAGATGTGTTTGGAAGTAGTTATGAGAATCAATCTACAGGTTGCGATCTTGAAGTACTTAACTTAGGATATACATCTTTGATAACCAAAATTCCAGATTGGTTgggaaagttaaaaaatatgaagtcCCTTGCTCTTGGATATAGTCACATTTATGGTCCAATTCCAACTTCACTTGGAAACTTGTCAAGCCTGGAATATTTAGATCTATCAGGCAATGCTTTAACCGGAGCAATTCCAAACTCAATTAGAAGATTATTGAACTTGAGAAAATTGTATCTACAAGGAAATAAATTGGTAGAGGTGGACAGTGAATGTTTTATCCAACTTGAGAAATTGGAGGAATTAGACATATCAAGAAACTTGCTCAAAGGGATTCTTACAGAACTTCACTTTGGCAATCTCTATCAGTTGCATACCTTAAGTATTGGCTACAATGAACTTCTCTATTTGGACGTGAAATCTAACTGGAATCCTCCCTTTCAATTACAAGTTTTTGATGCTTCATCATGTATTGGTTGTTTTAGAAGTGAATTCCCTCCATGGCTTCAGACTCAAAAAAGATTGGTTGAATTATGGTTATCCAACACAAGTCTCTCAATCAGTTGTATACCAACATGGTTCAAACCACAAAATCTCACCAATTTGGATCTTTCGCACAACGAAATGACAGGACCATTTTTTAACAGTTTTGCCAATCAAATGCCCAATTTGGTGCGGttgtttatcaatgataatcTTATCAATGATTCTTTATTATCTCCACTCTGCCAATTGAAGAACTTGAACACTTTGGATCTTTCAAACAATTTGCTATCTGGAATCGTTCAAGGTTGTTTGTTGACTACAACTTTGGTTGTTTTAGATCTATCATCTAACAACTTTTCAGGGACCTTTCCTTATTCACATGGAAATGATCTTTTGGATATTGAAGTACTAcatttggaaaataataattttgtggGATCCATGCCAATTGTATTGAAGAATTCCAAATTTTTGGAAACTTTAGATATTGAGGGAAACAAGTTCTCTGGGAACATACCCACATGGGTAGGGGATAatcttcaaagtttaaaaattctAATACTACGAAGTAATTTGTTCAATGGTACTATTCCTCCAAGTATATGTAATCTCACTGACTTGCAAATTTTGGATCTAGCCCACAACCAATTGGACGGAATTATCCCGTCAAAGCTCAGCAATTTCGACGTAATGAcaagaagaaatacaaatgGATTCACTGTTATTTGTAGGAGTAGTGATGTCGAGCATGGAGTAATATGCCCTGATGGTGAAAAATATGTGGTACAgtcaatcaaatcaaattattataattactccATGATGTTTATAATGTCAATGGTGAGTATAGATCTATCCAATAACTTTCTGGGGGGTTTCATTCCAAGTGAGATAACAAAGCTTAGAAGGTTGATTGGATTGAATTTGTCACACAATAATATTATCGGGATAGTTCCTGCTGAAATTGGAGATATGGAGTCATTAGAATCACTCGACTTATCTTTCAATCGACTTTCTGGGGCAATTCCTCTaagtttatcaaaattaaattcattagGCACGTTGAAGTTGTCCCACAACAATTTCTCAGGCAACATTCCTCGAGATGGTCATCTCTCCACATTCATTGACGCTTCAAGTTTTGACAATAATTCATATCTTTGTGGAGATCCACTCCCAATAAAATGCGTGGTTGAGAATTCATTTGAACCGCCGTTCAATAAAATTGACAATCAAGACCAAGATGAAGATAAACGGGAGAAGTGGTTGCTTTACCTTACCGTAATTCTTGGATTTATAGTTGGATTTTGGGGAGTCGTTGGAAGTTTAACATTGAAGAAGAGTTGGAGATATGCTTATTTCAAGTTTGTGGAGGAAGCTAATTACGAGGTTCATGCAACAATTTGGATGACCATACAATTGCTTAAAGGACGCAAATGA